From a region of the Dictyostelium discoideum AX4 chromosome 2 chromosome, whole genome shotgun sequence genome:
- a CDS encoding coiled-coil family protein, with protein sequence MTIIASISKIGNIKSSSSSSIGSGKSSAVSFGNSRIACGECGGSATGLLGNIANSGTGMVSQIPVTVMLDVNANANLNPSMSAVPAGNSCGCN encoded by the exons atgacaaTCATTG cttcAATCTCTAAAATCGGTAAcattaaatcatcatcatcttcatcaattgGATCAGGTAAAAGTTCAGCAGTTTCCTTTGGTAATAGTAGAATTGCCTGTGGAGAATGTGGTGGTAGTGCAACTGGATTATTAGGAAATATTGCAAATTCTGGAACAGGGATGGTTTCTCAAATTCCAGTAACTGTTATGTTAGATGTAAATGCAAATGCTAATCTTAATCCATCAATGTCTGCTGTACCAGCAGGAAACTCATGTGgttgtaattaa
- the 7E gene encoding coiled-coil family protein, which translates to MTILASICKLGNTKSTSSSIGSSYSSAVSFGSNSVSCGECGGDGPSFPNASPRTGVKAGVNVDGLLGAIGKTVNGMLISPNGGGGGMGMGGGSCGCN; encoded by the exons atgacaatccttg catcaatttgtaaattagGTAACACCAAATCAACTTCATCCTCAATTGGATCAAGTTATAGTAGTGCTGTTTCATTTGGTTCTAACTCAGTATCATGTGGAGAATGTGGTGGTGATGGACCATCATTTCCAAATGCATCACCAAGAACTGGTGTAAAAGCTGGTGTTAATGTTGATGGATTATTAGGTGCAATTGGAAAAACAGTTAATGGTATGTTAATTTCCccaaatggtggtggtggtggtatggGTATGGGTGGTGGTAGTTGTGgttgtaattaa
- a CDS encoding hypothetical protein (Similar to Dictyostelium discoideum (Slime mold). hybrid histidine kinase DHKB), whose translation MNSIIRAWPKGLVSYNNTFNSTKFKVTEYERTIIKRFLSSIEQQSNYSFSKSLPNLQNNSSNNNNKEASQKIIIRNSAISEKRTQDTLNSDSIKSYKFLKSKNNISQNEVYQICNKKLKDEFYGINITEFRLMLEKENDPEFIKHLFGWCTKEMKTTDITIIESFIVYYRKKKSMEFLKVLDYIDKTDMPQNILIINMTLFFYTEMNMIEEAKKLVGLLFSMGSTLPERTYLAILKSFERDISIVKALHNKVEQDKELGVPARLYNEMAVAYLKNHCDMESALSLVEKLESSGSPLYQQTVVSFIAFFNNNDMPQKSIALLKSTSDKYPIWFMSFKFIPSLSAHLLKLMPYIDSLLDYMEENKSISKILYNELIKVNSENGARNSVIKLYNRMITIYVPDAANIKDLLYLAVKDNNLEECQYWYKVSSDLNFKLTAKMATYLLKFLLRSAQYDLIDDVIAQCSADRTICTPWNVGFIIYYLNVVRGESSPKLNQPKKSVKSTTSSKLSSIPNLQQQQQQQQQQQQQQQQQQQQQQQQQQQQQQQQQQQQQQQQQQQQQQQQQQQQQQSTITSATTTTTTIAETTTTTTTTTTTETTETINSEKYLKLYKEYYEYLSYKENEFIDESIDSIIQCCLIEDYYEDAKRWYQIKIDDFKITPNRNTFSNFLSYHMLRMEHYEWSYWKNEMKKHIKNDIKNEKLEQSIFEYFNKYYKNKKSTIKDQEEFFKKAGTDSIIEKFNSLLAQKKEKEAFEYFEERVKRQDKNSDYFIPRHFYAKVLDRSLALQNAQHIVSMFTLFTKVGGIVPNLEIIQKVFDKLFLLQNYQDFQETIDSLPNTASMGGHYKIAHATLLAKRSPTKLFIDYLSKPENIHLAENDYIRNGLLLGLLRDNLFPEATRLLASLLTSKSSGIQTDTLFSYIEKVVDHKYNTDIMPLISSHFKTNFIRDPKHYLPLGNASVSFLRGDTQNAYKIIRGVLYIPNVFLKDVFMKLAVRVYSKQYPIPVNHANIDFLLNLVAKAETMGIHKNLMYLELFKCFIEADRSDVVRDIIKIDFPFAQLSQDMIYYILLAHKYQHPSKFLTLTTKILKNCTISDLKSVSLVIEQFKLLSNKTNPLEYLKTSYPLVYQLITTIPPQTHPGFEPPTERALDFLNRHLINPTSSEIKI comes from the exons ATGAATAGTATAATTAGGGCTTGGCCAAAGGGTTTAGTTTcatataataatacattcaATTCAACTAAATTCAAAGTAACAGAATATGAAAGaacaattataaaaagatttttatctTCAATAGAACAACAATCtaattattctttttcaaaatcattaccaaatttacaaaataatagttcaaataataataataaagaagcttcacaaaaaattattattagaaattcTGCAATTTCTGAAAAAAGAACTCAAGATACTCTAAATtctgattcaattaaaagttataaatttttaaaatcaaaaaataatatatcacAAAATGAAGTTTATcaaatttgtaataaaaaattaaaagatgaaTTTTATGGAATTAATATTACAga gtttcGATTAAtgttagaaaaagaaaatgatccAGAATTTATTAAACATTTATTTGGATGGTGTACAAAAGAAATGAAAACTACagatattacaattattgaatcatttataGTTTATTATAGAAAGAAAAAGTCAatggaatttttaaaagttttagatTATATTGATAAGACTGATATGCcacaaaatatattaattatcaaTATGACATTATTTTTCTACACAGAGATGAATATGATAGAGGAGGCAAAGAAATTGGTTGGATTGTTATTCTCAATGGGAAGTACATTACCAGAGAGAACATATTTagcaattttaaaaagttttgaaAGAGATATAAGTATTGTCAAAGCATTGCATAATAAAGTTGAGCAAGATAAAGAATTGGGTGTACCCGCGAGATTATATAATGAGATGGCAGTGGCATATTTAAAGAACCATTGTGATATGGAATCTGCATTAAGTTTAGTTGAAAAACTCGAATCAAGTGGTAGCCCATTATATCAGCAAACTGTAGTGTCGTTCATTGCATTCTTTAACAACAACGACATGCCACAGAAATCAATAGCATTGCTAAAGAGCACCTCTGATAAATACCCCATTTGGTTCATGAGTTTTAAATTCATACCATCTTTATCAGCTCACCTTCTTAAATTAATGCCATATATTGATAGTTTGCTAGACTATATGGAAGagaataaatcaatttcaaagatATTATATAACGAATTGATTAAAGTTAATTCTGAAAATGGTGCTAGAAATAGTGTAATTAAACTTTACAATAGAATGATTACAATCTATGTACCAGATGCAGCAAATATAAAAGATTTACTTTATTTAGCAGTTAAAGATAACAATTTAGAAGAATGTCAATATTGGTATAAAGTTTCAtcagatttaaattttaaattaacagCGAAAATGGCaacttatttattaaaattccTTTTACGTAGTGCTCAATATGATCTAATTGATGATGTTATAGCTCAATGTAGTGCTGATAGAACAATTTGTACACCTTGGAATGTTggttttatcatttattatcTTAATGTTGTTAGAGGTGAATCatcaccaaaattaaatcaacctAAAAAATCTgtaaaatcaacaacatcatcaaaattatcatcaataccaaatttacaacaacaacaacaacaacaacaacaacaacaacaacaacaacaacaacaacaacaacaacaacaacaacaacaacaacaacaacaacaacaacaacaacaacaacaacaacaacaacaacaacaacaacaacaacaacaacaacaacaacaacaacaacaatcaacaaTAACTtctgcaacaacaacaacaacaactattgcagaaacaacaacaacaacaacaacaacaacaactacagaAACAACAGAAACAATAAATTcagaaaaatatttaaaactttataaaGAATATTATGAATATCTTTcatataaagaaaatgaatttattgatGAATCAATAGATTCAATTATTCAATGTTGTTTAATTGAAGATTATTATGAAGATGCAAAGAGATggtatcaaataaaaatagatgaTTTTAAGATTACACCAAATAGAaatacattttcaaatttccTTTCTTATCATATGTTAAGAATGGAACATTATGAATGGTCCTATTGGAAgaatgaaatgaaaaaacatattaaaaatgatattaagAATGAAAAGTTAGAACAATCCATTTTcgaatattttaataaatattataaaaataagaaatcaacaattaaagatCAAGAggagttttttaaaaaggcaGGTACAGattcaattattgaaaagTTTAATTCATTGTTAGCtcaaaagaaagagaaagaagcTTTCGAATATTTTGAAGAGCGTGTAAAACGTCAGGATAAGAACAGTGATTATTTCATACCAAGACATTTCTATGCAAAGGTTTTGGATCGTTCATTGGCATTACAAAATGCTCAACATATTGTATCAATGTTTACACTATTCACAAAGGTTGGTGGTATAGTTCCAAATTTAGAAATCATTCAAAAAGTATTcgataaattgtttttacttcaaaattatcaagatTTTCAAGAAACCATTGACAGTTTACCAAATACTGCATCGATGGGAGGACATTATAAGATTGCCCATGCAACTCTATTGGCAAAGAGATCACCAACTAAATTATTCATTGATTATCTATCAAAACCAGAGAATATTCATTTGGCAGAGAATGATTATATTAGAAATGGTTTACTATTGGGTTTATTAAGAGATAATTTATTCCCTGAGGCAACAAGATTATTGGCTTCATTGTTAACTTCAAAATCAAGTGGAATTCAAACTGATACTTTATTTTCCTATATAGAGAAAGTGGTGGATCATAAATATAATACCGATATAATGCCATTGATAAGTTCTcattttaaaactaatttcATAAGAGATCCAAAACATTATCTACCATTAGGTAATGCTTCAGTTTCTTTCCTTAGAGGTGACACTCAAAATGCTTATAAAATAATCAGAGGAGTTTTATACATTccaaatgtttttttaaaagatgtCTTTATGAAATTAGCTGTTAGGGTCTATTCAAAACAATATCCAATTCCAGTCAATCATGCAAATATAGATTTcttattgaatttggtagCAAAAGCTGAAACTATGGGAAttcataaaaatttaatgtaTCTTGAACtctttaaatgttttatcgAAGCTGATCGTTCTGATGTCGTGAGAGATATTATAAAGATTGATTTCCCTTTTGCTCAATTGTCTCAAGATATGATTTATTATATCCTATTAGCACATAAATATCAACATccttcaaaatttttaacaCTCACAACTAAAATCCTTAAGAATTGTACAATCTCTGATTTAAAATCAGTATCCTTAGTTAttgaacaatttaaattactatCAAACAAAACTAATCCAttagaatatttaaaaacttcCTATCCATTAGTTTATCAACTCATCACTACTATACCTCCTCAAACTCATCCTGGTTTTGAACCTCCAACTGAACGAGCtctagattttttaaatcgtCATTTAATTAATCCAACATCATCTGAAattaagatttaa
- a CDS encoding phosphatidylethanolamine-binding protein PEBP — protein MGDLSFIEEIEKLKTNQIIPNIINSLPNRSLKVKYGIRYIDMSDKLTPIAVKDKPTIEYLLNQDGSEENQYFTLILVSVDEPSKINRLEGEFKQWILVNIKGNNISKSDELVKYIQPLPLIGTGLHRYIFILCKQPSKLDFIGEFKIPFNMEKRKDWNSEQFIKKWNLTVEGINYFECEYDDSVEKLLTELIDSKEKTNQINK, from the exons atgggtgatttatcatttattgaagagatagaaaaattaaaaacaaatcaaataataccaaatattattaattcattaccaAATAGATCTTTAAAAGTTAAATATGGAATTCGTTATATAGATATGTCAGATAAATTAACACCAATAGCAGTAAAAGATAAACCaacaattgaatatttattaaatcaagatGGAAGTGaagaaaatcaatattttacTTTAATTTTAGTATCAGTTGATGAACCATCCAAAATCAATAGATTGGAAGGTGAATTTAAACAATGGATATTAGTTAATATAAAgggtaataatatttcaaaatctgATGAACTTGTAAAATATATACAACCACTACCATTAATAGGTACTGGTTTACATCGTtatatattcattttatGTAAACAACCTTCaaaattagattttattggtgaatttaaaataccaTTTAA tatggaaaaaagaaaagattgGAATTCAgaacaatttattaaaaaatggaatTTAACTGTTGAAGGAATAAATTACTTTGAATGTGAATATGATGATTctgttgaaaaattattgacCGAATTAATAGATTCtaaagaaaaaacaaatcaaataaataaataa
- a CDS encoding hypothetical protein (TRANSITIN. 6/101), whose amino-acid sequence MDEHNNSSTIIISNNVSQDRIETSQERRSSRRRVILNSNNNEIFSHQEDLSTQQGEYILDSSFRNRDNNNNNNNNNNNNNNNNNNNNNNNNNNTTTLSLLIQRSSGVNGIYVDATMDENSDEEKEELSEGDQLINFEDVSYNEEVLEDDHQIQLQLQLHDGGEEPEYEEFFMEYDEEQEEQQEEEEEEEEEQQQQEEGGDDNQYDAEFSIEVDVELNNFNDQYDEGAMENGERRNRLIIIHNHIHEVSDDDDDDDDDNNNNEGDQVIEYYQGGGGEEEEEEGDSNGEGEGEGEEYQPQEGESEEDYEEDFYIEHDDYDHDIEIHEEEQEEVDEELQEEGEEEEEEEEVEEEDAQEEQEDNANEGEEEEEEFEDIDESNQHVDSNIEVDDEDAHVNIDGDDDDDDEDDIPTVNNSRNEDSYWTYGDLTSEDNGVSTSRRRLFRRGVSLHPSIGYDVELSEILRYRDQQELYENSNNNGGSSSRRSRGSSSNSSSSSSRYARDPELQYVYEHPVSEQFGYIGWFLYNNFQKSGLLRVDSGPKFLSQVLNFYLTLLEQQKTYTFENQKKLEAFISCFLNIAETNKLLGIRLSTKELIPIKFTLDIIEHHFKSNDSPLFKHYIEHVLPVSELFYSKITNDKLAIINKRLVSALSSAENYSSVINIHDKRSQYFEYFRKQLWSIRNQNDLNTLSSYYK is encoded by the coding sequence atggacgaacataataatagtagtaccattattatcagCAATAATGTTTCACAAGATAGAATTGAAACATCACAAGAAAGAAGAAGTAGTAGAAGAAgagtaattttaaatagtaaCAACAATGAAATTTTCAGTCACCAAGAGGATTTGAGTACTCAACAAGGAGAATATATATTGGATTCATCTTTTAGAAACagggataataataataataataataataataataataataataataataataataataataataataataataataataataatacaacaactCTATCACTATTAATTCAACGTAGTAGTGGTGTCAATGGGATATATGTTGATGCAACAATGGATGAAAATAGtgatgaagaaaaagaagagtTAAGTGAAGGAGaccaattaataaacttTGAAGATGTATCATATAATGAAGAAGTATTAGAGGAtgatcatcaaattcaactccaactacaactacatgatggtggtgaagaACCTGAATATGAGGAATTCTTCATGGAATACGAtgaagaacaagaagaacaacaagaagaagaagaagaagaagaagaagaacaacaacaacaagaagaaggGGGTGATGATAATCAATATGATGCTGAATTTAGTATTGAAGTTGAtgtagaattaaataattttaatgatcaATATGATGAAGGTGCAATGGAAAATGGTGAACGTAGAAAtagattaataataattcataacCATATACATGAAgttagtgatgatgatgatgacgacgatgatgataataataataatgaaggtGACCAAGTTATAGAATATTATcaaggtggtggtggtgaagaagaggaagaggaaGGAGATAGCAATGGTGAAGGTGAAGGTGAGGGTGAAGAATATCAACCTCAAGAGGGTGAGAGTGAAGAAGATTATGAAGAAGATTTTTATATTGAACATGATGATTATGATCATGACATTGAAATACATGAAGAGGAGCAAGAGGAAGTTGATGAGGAGTTACAAGAAGAGggagaggaagaagaagaagaagaagaggtaGAAGAGGAAGACGCTCAAGAGGAACAAGAAGATAATGCAAATGAAggagaagaagaggaagaagaattTGAAGATATAGATGAATCAAACCAACATGTAGATTCAAATATtgaagttgatgatgaagatgctCATGTCAatattgatggtgatgatgatgatgatgacgaagaTGATATTCCCACTGTCAATAATAGCAGAAACGAAGATAGTTATTGGACATACGGAGATTTAACATCTGAAGATAATGGTGTGTCAACATCAAGAAGACGACTCTTTAGACGCGGTGTAAGTTTACATCCATCTATTGGTTATGATGTGGAACTTTCTGAAATTTTAAGATATAGAGATCAACAAGAACTTTATGaaaatagcaataataatggtggtagtagtagtagaagAAGTAGAGGAAGTAGTAGCAATagcagtagtagtagtagtagatATGCAAGAGATCCTGAACTTCAATATGTTTATGAACATCCAGTTTCAGAACAATTTGGATATATAGGATggtttttatataataattttcaaaagagTGGATTACTTAGAGTTGATTCAGGTCCAAAGTTTTTATCACAGGTTTTAAATTTCTACCTAACACTATTGGAACAACAAAAAACATATACctttgaaaatcaaaagaaattggAAGCATTTATaagttgttttttaaatatagccgaaacaaataaattacttGGTATAAGGTTATCAACAAAAGAACTCATTCCCATTAAATTCACATTGGATATCATTGAACATCAtttcaaatcaaatgattCCCCTTTGTTTAAACATTACATTGAACATGTATTACCAGTGTCCGAATTATTTTATAGTAAAATCACAAATGATAAATTGGCAATCATCAATAAACGATTGGTATCCGCTTTATCCTCTGCTGAAAACTATTCATCCGTAATTAACATTCACGATAAGCGATCAcaatattttgaatatttcaGAAAACAATTATGGTCAATTCGAAATCAAAATGACTTAAATACATTATCatcatattataaataa